One Acidimicrobiales bacterium DNA segment encodes these proteins:
- the dmpG gene encoding 4-hydroxy-2-oxovalerate aldolase, protein MPYSDSLDVRITDSSLRDGSHAKGHQFTEAHITAVVDGLSSAGVPVIEVSHGDGLAGASYNYGFSAVDERRLMAAAVEAAAGRSAIAALMLPGVGTMDDIRACRDIGVSVVRIATHCTEADVSIQHFGIAREIGLETVGFLMMSHGRPPEVLAAQARIMADAGCQCVYVVDSAGAMILDDAAERVTALVEELGSDAQVGFHGHQNLSLGVANTVLAIRAGAVQADACTRAFGAGAGNTPTEALAAVLDRLGVRTGIDPLAMFDVAEEVVRPVMDGECVLDRMSLIMGYAGVYSSFLRHAYRAAERYDVSGAEILMRCGKRKLIGGQEDQIIDIAAELSAEAGR, encoded by the coding sequence ATGCCCTACTCCGACTCCCTCGACGTCCGGATCACCGACTCCTCGCTGCGGGACGGCTCTCATGCCAAGGGGCACCAGTTCACCGAAGCGCACATCACCGCCGTCGTCGACGGCCTGTCGTCGGCCGGTGTCCCGGTCATCGAGGTCAGCCACGGCGACGGCCTCGCCGGCGCCTCGTACAACTACGGGTTCTCGGCCGTCGACGAACGCCGCCTGATGGCCGCCGCGGTCGAGGCCGCCGCCGGCCGTTCGGCCATCGCCGCGTTGATGCTGCCGGGCGTGGGCACGATGGACGACATCCGTGCCTGCCGCGACATCGGCGTGTCGGTCGTGCGCATCGCGACCCACTGCACCGAGGCCGACGTGTCGATCCAGCATTTCGGCATCGCCCGCGAGATCGGGCTCGAGACCGTCGGCTTCCTCATGATGTCGCACGGCCGGCCTCCCGAGGTCCTGGCCGCGCAGGCCCGCATCATGGCCGACGCCGGCTGCCAGTGCGTCTATGTGGTCGACTCGGCGGGGGCGATGATCCTCGACGATGCGGCCGAGCGGGTGACCGCCCTCGTCGAGGAGCTCGGCAGCGACGCGCAGGTCGGTTTCCACGGCCACCAGAACCTTTCACTCGGCGTCGCCAACACCGTGCTCGCCATCCGGGCCGGTGCCGTCCAGGCTGACGCGTGCACCCGGGCGTTCGGTGCCGGGGCCGGCAACACGCCGACCGAAGCCCTGGCCGCCGTCCTCGATCGTCTCGGTGTGCGCACCGGCATCGATCCGTTGGCGATGTTCGATGTCGCCGAGGAAGTGGTGCGTCCGGTCATGGACGGCGAGTGCGTGCTCGACCGCATGAGCCTCATCATGGGCTACGCCGGCGTGTACTCGAGCTTCCTGCGCCACGCCTACCGGGCAGCGGAACGCTACGACGTCTCCGGCGCCGAGATCCTGATGCGCTGCGGCAAACGAAAGCTCATCGGCGGCCAGGAAGACCAGATCATCGACATCGCCGCGGAGTTGAGCGCAGAGGCCGGACGCTGA
- a CDS encoding IclR family transcriptional regulator: protein MTGSESGEGDDDGAGRSVLGRVDRIIGAFHDFDSVLTLHEITERTELPKSTVHRMVNQLDQLGWLERDYDGWRVGMRLFEIGGLASRRRRLSESAYPHLHALAVTTGFAVQLGILDGTEVVYLERIAMGDFPLPTREGGRQPAYCTALGKAMLAYDPDATVDVIAEGFPRRTPRTLSEPRQLEAELAKVVETGFAFDHQEAYEGLACVAAPLRGSGRAIAAVSVTGPVDRIDLHAVAPLVRSTVEAIWSDRFRRP from the coding sequence ATGACCGGATCCGAGAGCGGCGAAGGTGACGACGACGGAGCCGGCCGGTCCGTGCTCGGCCGCGTCGACAGGATCATCGGCGCGTTCCACGACTTCGACAGCGTGCTGACACTGCACGAGATCACCGAACGGACCGAGCTCCCGAAGTCGACGGTCCACCGGATGGTCAACCAGCTCGATCAGCTCGGATGGCTCGAGCGCGACTACGACGGCTGGCGAGTCGGCATGCGGTTGTTCGAGATCGGGGGACTGGCGAGCCGCCGCCGTCGCCTGTCCGAATCGGCGTACCCGCACCTCCACGCCCTGGCGGTGACGACCGGTTTCGCAGTGCAGCTCGGCATCCTCGACGGCACCGAGGTCGTCTACCTCGAGCGCATCGCCATGGGCGACTTCCCGCTGCCCACCCGCGAAGGCGGTCGACAACCCGCGTACTGCACGGCGTTGGGCAAGGCGATGCTCGCCTACGACCCCGACGCCACCGTCGACGTGATCGCCGAAGGCTTCCCGCGGCGGACGCCGCGGACACTCTCCGAACCCCGCCAGCTCGAGGCCGAACTCGCGAAGGTCGTCGAGACCGGTTTCGCGTTCGACCACCAGGAGGCCTACGAGGGGTTGGCATGTGTCGCCGCGCCGTTGCGCGGGTCCGGGCGGGCCATCGCCGCCGTGTCGGTCACCGGGCCGGTGGATCGGATCGACCTGCATGCGGTGGCCCCCCTGGTGCGCAGCACGGTCGAGGCGATCTGGAGCGACCGGTTCCGCCGCCCCTGA